One window of the Eucalyptus grandis isolate ANBG69807.140 chromosome 8, ASM1654582v1, whole genome shotgun sequence genome contains the following:
- the LOC104456474 gene encoding protein FAR1-RELATED SEQUENCE 5 isoform X1 — MDLEEEASENPVKGENGDQEENAISEPYVGMEFDSEEAARKFYIDYARRVGFVVRIMQRRRSGIDGRTLARRLGCNKQGFSPNQKGSHGPDKKPRPSAREGCKATILVKMEKSGKWVVTRFVKDHNHPLVVTANGFGTMGDKEKKIEELTLELEHQEQLCVAYREQLLSFMNNVDQQNEELSSKIQPIVENLRKIESETQKHSIYR, encoded by the exons TGGATTTAGAAGAAGAAGCCAGTGAGAACCCAGTTAAAGGGGAGAATGGtgaccaagaagaaaatgcaatttcagAGCCATACGTGGGGATGGAATTTGATTCTGAAGAAGCTGCCCGGAAATTCTATATTGACTATGCAAGACGGGTTGGATTTGTGGTTCGTATAATGCAGCGTCGACGGTCAGGAATTGATGGCAGAACACTTGCCCGTCGGCTTGGGTGTAATAAGCAGGGTTTCTCACCAAATCAGAAAGGTTCTCATGGACCAGACAAGAAGCCACGGCCCAGTGCACGAGAAGGTTGCAAGGCCACAATTCTAGTGAAGATGGAGAAGTCCGGAAAATGGGTGGTTACAAGATTTGTAAAGGATCATAATCATCCTTTGGTTGTAACTGCGAATGGATTCGGTACAATG GGTgacaaggagaagaagatcgaaGAACTTACTTTGGAATTGGAACATCAGGAGCAACTATGCGTGGCTTACCGGGAACAATTGCTTAGTTTTATGAATAATGTTGACCAGCAAAATGAAGAACTATCTTCGAAAATACAACCTATTGTTGAGAATCTAAGGAAAATTGAATCAGAAACGCAAAAGCATTCTATCTATAGATAA
- the LOC104456475 gene encoding calmodulin-like protein 3, with amino-acid sequence MDPAELRRVFQMFDRNGDGRITRKELSDSLQNLGIHISDKDLAQMIEKIDVNGDGYVDIDEFGALYQTIMDERDEEEDMKEAFNVFDQNGDGFITVEELRSVLASLGLKQGRTLEDCKKMINKVDVDGDGMVNYMEFKQMMKGGGFAALGSS; translated from the coding sequence ATGGATCCGGCTGAGCTTCGTCGTGTCTTCCAGATGTTTGACAGGAATGGCGACGGCCGGATCACAAGAAAGGAACTGAGTGACTCGTTGCAGAACCTGGGCATCCACATCTCGGACAAGGATCTGGCCCAGATGATCGAGAAGATCGACGTGAACGGCGATGGGTACGTGGACATTGATGAGTTCGGCGCGTTGTACCAGACGATCATGGATGAGagggacgaggaggaggacatGAAGGAGGCGTTCAACGTGTTCGACCAGAATGGGGACGGGTTCATCACGGTGGAGGAGCTGCGGTCGGTCTTGGCGTCGTTGGGGTTGAAGCAAGGGAGGACCTTGGAGGATTGCAAGAAGATGATAAACAAGGTGGATGTGGATGGAGATGGGATGGTCAACTACATGGAGTTCAAGCAGATGATGAAGGGCGGTGGTTTTGCTGCTTTAGGGTCGTCTTGA
- the LOC104456476 gene encoding adrenodoxin-like protein 2, mitochondrial: MAISTLHRLSAAGAVHRLPSLSSLRPVLARSSATSSHPPSPSSSSSSVPSAKVADRIVKLFAIDVDGRKREVVGLAGHTLLKALANSGLIDPASHRLEEIDACSAECEVNIAQEWLERLPPRSYDEEYVLKRNSRARVLNKHSRLGCQVVLTKDLQGMVVAVPEPKPWDIP; the protein is encoded by the coding sequence ATGGCGATTTCGACTCTCCACAGGCTCTCCGCCGCCGGCGCCGTCCACCGCCTCCCGTCCCTCTCCTCCTTACGGCCCGTCCTCGCCAGGTCCTCCGCCACCTCGTCCcaccctccctccccctcctcctcctcctcctccgtcccCTCCGCGAAGGTCGCCGATCGCATCGTCAAGCTCTTCGCCATCGACGTCGACGGCCGCAAGCGCGAggtcgtcggcctcgccgggcatACCCTCCTGAAGGCCCTGGCCAACAGCGGCCTCATCGACCCGGCGTCGCACCGGCTGGAGGAGATCGACGCCTGCTCCGCGGAGTGCGAGGTCAACATCGCGCAGGAGTGGCTCGAGCGGCTCCCCCCGAGGAGCTACGACGAGGAGTACGTGCTGAAGCGGAACTCGAGGGCTAGGGTTCTGAACAAGCACTCGAGGTTGGGGTGCCAGGTGGTGCTCACGAAGGATCTCCAAGGTATGGTCGTCGCCGTCCCCGAGCCTAAGCCCTGGGATATCCCGTAA
- the LOC104456477 gene encoding linoleate 9S-lipoxygenase 6: MTNNLCPSLKVVQRFFAVIPGAAIPSGHSVINGEIVIVADPGHSGPSRSASIRLCSSTKDPNTGKGKLSKKASLRHVKTTKDKGLNIIMYSVKFNVEAEFGILGAFLITNGHKHKFFLQSATFEVSSVEIIHFDCQSWVYPIRRTKTDRIFFSNTCYLPHQTPAAMVELRREELHSLRGDGRGERKEWERIYEYDHYDDLGNANKGHEHARPVLGGTQAHPYPRRIRTGHTCSNKDPKTKSQPKMIDLDIFVPPDEQLHPKKLLELLSNSIQSAVHFIIPETKSLIKEDSDSFDSFNEILEVFSGNQGQQAGKVPDEVRKMAPNKQLKRMIHTRKTNQAKFPLPQILAENKWAWKDDREFARQMIAGINPARIRGLQEFPPHSRNGVRSSIKVAHIAHNLEGLTIEQAMSQHKIFILDHHDYLMPFLNRINTNGICAYASRTLLFSSKDGSLKPVAIELSLPGSSSSEEDPWVFVPASQGIEAALWQLAKTHVTANDSAHHQLISHWLHTHAVVEPFIIASRRQLSVMHPIHQLLRPHFRDTMHINALYRRILINSGGVLEKTLFTGEVSMELSSMLYKEWRFDEQGLPSDLLKRGMAIQDPESPTGVKLIFHDYPYGEDGLDIWLAIKTWVSDFCSVFYKQDGHIQSDKELQAWWSEIRNVGHGDKKREKWCEMKNLTDLIEVLTTLIWISSALHASVAFGQYAYASYPPNRTTLCRKFIPEEGTFEFAEFLRDTDGYFIKMLPRRSEMTLWIALMEVLSQHTSDEEYLGQRSMVQWTDKEEVRQLFMKFKRNLRDIQGRIIERNGNPELKNRGGPAKIPYELLLPDITDDRSTGGIIGKGIPNSISI; this comes from the exons ATGACCAACAACCTTTGTCCTTCTCTCAA GGTAGTTCAACGCTTCTTTGCAGTCATTCCG GGAGCTGCTATTCCCTCCGGACACAGCGTGATCAATGGAGAAATTGTCATCGTGGCAGATCCAGGGCACTCAGGACCCAGTAGATCAGCTTCCATTCGACTTTGTAGCAGCACCAAGGACCCGA ATACTGGCAAAGGGAAGTTGAGCAAGAAAGCAAGTCTCAGGCATGTAAAGACTACGAAAGACAAAGGGCTCAACATCATTATGTACAGTGTAAAGTTCAATGTGGAAGCAGAATTTGGAATTCTGGGAGCTTTCCTCATAACCAATGGGCATAAGCATAAATTCTTCCTCCAGTCCGCCACCTTTGAGGTCTCAAGCGTCGAGATCATCCACTTTGATTGCCAATCATGGGTATATCCCATTAGAAGAACGAAGACAGACAGAATTTTCTTCTCCAATACT TGTTATCTTCCACACCAAACACCCGCAGCTATGGTAGAACTGAGACGAGAGGAACTTCATAGCTTGAGGGGAGATGGtagaggagagaggaaggaatGGGAGAGGATATATGAATACGATCATTATGATGATCTTGGCAATGCCAACAAAGGTCACGAACATGCAAGACCTGTCCTAGGTGGGACGCAAGCACATCCTTATCCTCGCAGGATTCGAACAGGGCACACTTGTAGCAATAAGG ATCCAAAAACTAAGAGCCAACCTAAAATGATCGACTTAGATATATTTGTCCCTCCTGATGAGCAACTTCACCCAAAAAAGTTACTCGAGCTGCTATCAAATTCAATCCAGTCGGCGGTACATTTTATTATACCAGAGACAAAATCCTTAATTAAAGAGGACTCAGACAGTTTTGATTCATTCAATGAGATACTTGAAGTGTTTTCTGGCAATCAAGGACAACAGGCAGGGAAAGTTCCTGATGAAGTTAGGAAGATGGCACCAAATAAGCAACTTAAAAGAATGATTCACACCAGAAaaacaaatcaagcaaaatTCCCACTACCTCAGATATTAGCAG AGAACAAATGGGCCTGGAAAGATGATCGTGAGTTCGCCCGGCAAATGATTGCAGGAATAAATCCAGCAAGAATTCGAGGGTTGCAG GAATTCCCACCACACAGCAGAAATGGAGTAAGAAGTTCAATCAAGGTGGCCCATATTGCGCATAACCTCGAGGGCCTGACTATTGAGCAAGCTATGAGTCAACATAAGATATTCATCTTGGATCATCATGATTATCTTATGCCATTCCTCAACAGAATAAACACAAATGGCATCTGTGCTTATGCATCTCGGACATTACTATTTTCTAGTAAAGATGGGTCACTAAAACCAGTGGCAATAGAACTGAGCTTGCCTGGCTCTTCAAGCAGCGAGGAGGATCCCTGGGTATTTGTTCCAGCAAGCCAGGGCATTGAAGCAGCATTATGGCAGCTTGCTAAGACCCATGTCACAGCAAATGATTCTGCTCATCATCAACTGATCAGTCACTG GTTGCATACCCATGCTGTAGTTGAGCCATTCATAATTGCTAGTAGAAGACAATTAAGCGTGATGCACCCAATCCACCAGCTATTACGTCCACACTTCAGAGATACCATGCACATAAATGCACTATATAGGCGTATCCTCATAAATTCGGGAGGAGTCCTGGAGAAGACACTTTTCACAGGAGAAGTGTCAATGGAGTTGTCATCCATGCTATACAAAGAGTGGAGATTTGACGAACAAGGCCTCCCTTCAGACTTACTGAAAAG AGGCATGGCTATACAAGATCCAGAGAGCCCGACTGGTGTTAAGCTAATCTTCCACGATTACCCTTATGGTGAAGATGGGCTTGATATATGGCTTGCTATCAAGACATGGGTTAGCGATTTCTGCTCCGTGTTTTACAAACAAGATGGCCATATCCAGTCGGATAAAGAGCTGCAAGCATGGTGGTCTGAAATCAGAAATGTGGGTCATGGTGATAAGAAGCGTGAGAAATGGTGCGAAATGAAAAATCTCACCGACCTCATAGAGGTTCTCACCACTCTTATATGGATTTCTTCAGCCCTTCATGCATCAGTAGCATTCGGCCAATATGCCTATGCCAGTTACCCTCCAAACCGTACCACGCTTTGTAGAAAATTCATTCCAGAAGAAGGTACTTTCGAATTTGCTGAGTTCCTTCGAGACACTGACGGATACTTCATCAAAATGCTACCCAGAAGGTCTGAGATGACCCTTTGGATAGCACTGATGGAAGTTCTGTCGCAGCACACTTCAGATGAAGAATACTTGGGCCAGAGGTCGATGGTACAGT